The following are encoded in a window of Heliangelus exortis chromosome 9, bHelExo1.hap1, whole genome shotgun sequence genomic DNA:
- the DGKD gene encoding diacylglycerol kinase delta isoform X7: MEDWIAALKTVQNREHFESTQYSMDHFSGMHNWYACSHARPTYCNVCREALSGVTSHGLSCEVCKFKAHKRCAVRATNNCKWTTLASIGKDIIEDENGISMPHQWLEGNLPVSAKCTVCDKTCGSVLRLQDWRCLWCKAMVHTACKELLPNKCPLGLCKVSVIPPTALNSIDSDGFWKATCPPSCTSPLLVFVNSKSGDNQGVKFLRRFKQLLNPAQVFDLMNGGPHLGLRLFQKFDTFRILVCGGDGSVGWVLSEIDSLNLHKQCQLGVLPLGTGNDLARVLGWGSACDDDTQLPQILEKLERASTKMLDRWSIMVYETKLPRQASTSTVTEDFSEDSEVQKILFYEDSVAAHLSKILTSDQHSVVISSAKVLCETVKDFVARVGKAYEKATESSEESEVMARKCSVLKEKLDSLLKALNEESQASSSLPNPPPTIAEETEDGDGSGSACDSSSDRSVGSSCAARPQIFRPREQLMLRANSLKKAIRQIIEHAEKAVDEQNAQTQEQEGFLLSLSAPEEGKELRNEDKISLQSSHSSSYGVSKGRGQRKASKSPCERLINKGSLSLGSSASLPPQTGNRDNLPMLNTKILYPNIRAGMSGSLPGSSVISRLLIHADPFNSEPENLECYTEKCVMNNYFGIGLDAKISLDFNNKRDEHPEKCRSRTKNMMWYGVLGTKELLHRTYKNLEQKVLLECDGRPIPLPSLQGIAVLNIPSYAGGTNFWGGTKEDDTFTAPSFDDKILEVVAVFGSMQMAVSRVINLQHHRIAQCRTVKIAILGEEGVPVQVDGEAWIQPPGYIWIVHKNRAQTLTRDRAFESTLKSWEDKQKCELSRPSSFSLQPEIMSEEESTQINQFGQAAAALIHSIREIAQSYQDMEQELAHAVNASSKSMDKVYAKSKSTEGLNCSLVVEMVNNVKALHNETELLLAGKMALQLDPPQKEQLQAALADMDLQLRKLADIPWLWQLMEPCDEENQMLDYSKRSRSGKFRLVTKFKKEKNNKNKETHSSMGLPVHLWGTEEVAAWLEHLSLCEYKDIFIRHDVRGSELLHLERRDLKDLGVTKVGHMKRILHGIKELSRSTPASEV, encoded by the exons atggaggatTGGATTGCAGCACTGAAGACTGTGCAGAACCGTGAACATTTTGAG TCCACCCAGTACAGCATGGACCATTTCTCAGGGATGCATAACTGGTACGCCTGCTCGCACGCTCGGCCAACGTACTGCAACGTCTGTCGGGAGGCATTATCTGGAGTCACATCACATGGGCTTTCCTGTGAAG TGTGCAAGTTTAAAGCCCACAAGCGGTGTGCGGTGCGGGCAACCAATAACTGCAAGTGGACAACTCTGGCCTCTATTGGGAAGGATATCATTGAAGATGAAAATGGG ATCTCAATGCCACATCAGTGGTTGGAAGGAAACCTGCCTGTGAGTGCCAAATGCACTGTGTGTGATAAAACCTGTGGCAGTGTCCTACGTTTGCAAGACTGGCGCTGCCTTTGGTGCAAAGCCATG GTACACACAGCATGTAAAGAGTTGCTGCCAAACAAGTGCCCTCTTGGGCTGTGCAAGGTATCTGTCATTCCTCCTACTGCTCTCAACAGCATTGACTCAGATG GTTTCTGGAAAGCTACGTGTCCCCCTTCATGCACAAGCCCATTGTTGGTCTTTGTCAACTCAAAAAGCGGAGACAACCAAGGCGTAAAATTTCTGCGAAGATTCAAACAGCTGCTGAATCCAGCCCAGGTCTTTGACCTCATGAATGGAGGACCTCACCTTGG tTTACGCTTGTTCCAGAAATTTGACACTTTCCGGATTCTGGTTTGTGGTGGGGATGGAAGCGTTGGTTGGGTTCTCTCCGAAATCGATAGCCTCAATCTTCACAAGCAG TGCCAGCTGGGAGTGCTGCCCTTGGGAACAGGGAATGACCTTGCCCGTGTGTTAGGCTGGGGCTCTGCTTGTGATGATGATACCCAGCTCCCCCAGatcctggagaagctggagagggCCAGTACCAAAATGCTGGACAG GTGGAGCATCATGGTGTATGAAACCAAACTCCCTCGTCAGGCCTCCACTTCCACAGTCACTGAAGATTTCAGTGAGGATTCTGAG GTGCAGAAGATTCTCTTCTATGAAGACTCTGTGGCTGCTCATTTGTCCAAAATTTTGACTTCTGACCAACACTCTGTGGTCATCTCCTCAGCCAA GGTGCTTTGTGAGACAGTGAAGGATTTTGTGGCTCGAGTAGGGAAAGCCTATGAGAAGGCAACAGAAAGCTCAGAGGAATCAGAGGTCATGGCCAGGAAG TGCTCTGTCCTGAAGGAGAAGTTGGACTCGTTGCTGAAGGCACTGAATGAGGAATCTCAAGCATCTTCATCTCTGCCAAACCCTCCTCCTACCATTGCAGAGGAAACTGAAGATGGTGATGGGTCAGGCAGTGCTTGTGATTCTTCCAGTGACCGATCAGTGGGCTCATCATGTGCTGCCCGGCCCCAGATATTTCGCCCCCGAGAACAGCTGATGCTGAGAGCCAACAGCCTGAAAAAGGCCATTCGTCAGATAATAGAGCATGCAGAAAAAG CTGTAGATGAGCAGAATGCCCAgacccaggagcaggagggcttcctcctcagcctctcagCCCCTGAGGAGGGCAAGGAGCTGCGGAACGAGGATAAAATCTCCCTGCAGTcatcacacagcagcagctatGGAGTGTCCAAAGGGAGGGGCCAGCGGAAAG CCTCTAAGTCTCCTTGTGAAAGACTAATAAACAAAGGAAGTTTGTCACTGGGCAGCTCTGCATCTCTTCCTCCCCAGACAGGAAACCGGGACAACTTGCCAATGCTGAACACAAAAATCCTCTACCCAA ATATCCGTGCTGGCATGTCTGGATCTTTGCCTGGGAGCTCTGTCATCAGCCGATTGTTGATCCATGCTGATCCCTTTAACTCTGAGCCTGAAAATCT TGAATGTTACACAGAGAAGTGTGTCATGAATAATTACTTTGGAATTGGACTGGATGCGAAGATTTCTTTGGACTTCAACAACAAACGTGATGAGCACCCAGAGAAATGCAG AAGTCGTACTAAAAATATGATGTGGTATGGAGTATTGGGGACCAAGGAACTGCTACACAGAACATACAAAAACCTGGAGCAGAAAGTCTTGCTGGAG TGTGATGGGAGGCCAATCCCTTTGCCCAGTCTTCAGGGGATTGCTGTACTCAACATTCCCAGCTACGCAGGAGGCACCAACTTCTGGGGGGGGACCAAGGAAGATGAT ACTTTTACAGCCCCCTCCTTTGATGACAAGATTTTGGAGGTGGTAGCAGTGTTTGGGAGCATGCAGATGGCAGTGTCACGAGTGATAAACCTACAGCATCACCGGATTGCACAG TGCCGGACAGTGAAGATAGCAATCCTGGGGGAAGAGGGCGTTCCCGTGCAAGTAGATGGAGAAGCCTGGATCCAGCCTCCTGGTTACATTTGGATTGTTCATAAGAACAGAGCTCAGACCCTCACCCGAGACAGG GCATTTGAGAGCACCCTGAAGTCCTGGGAGGACAAACAGAAGTGTGAGTTGTCCCGaccctcctctttctctctgcaaCCAGAGATCATGTCTGAAGAAGAATCCACCCAGATCAACCAGTTTGGtcaagctgcagctgctctcatTCATAG CATTCGGGAAATAGCCCAATCCTATCAGGATATGGAACAGGAGCTTGCCCATGCTGTCAATGCCAGCTCCAAGTCTATGGACAAAGTCTACGCTAAATCCAAGTCTACAGAG GGTCTGAACTGCAGCCTTGTTGTAGAGATGGTGAATAATGTCAAAGCCCTGCACAACgagacagagctgctgctggcaggcaaGATGGCACTG CAGTTAGATCCTCCCCAGAAGGAGCAGCTCCAAGCAGCCCTGGCAGACATGGACCTCCAGCTGAGGAAACTGGCAGACATCCCTTGGCTGTGGCAGCTGATGGAGCCCTGCGATGAGGAG aaCCAGATGCTGGATTATTCTAAACGCAGCCGCAGTGGCAAATTTCGGCTGGTGACcaaatttaaaaaggagaagaacaacaaaaataagGAGACTCATAGTAGCATGGGATTGCCCG TTCACCTCTGGGGAACGGAGGAGGTTGCGGCCTGGCTTGAGCATCTCAGTCTTTGTGAGTATAAGGATATCTTCATCCGGCATGACGTCCGGGGCTCTGAGCTCCTGCACCTCGAGCGGAGGGACCTCAAG gACCTGGGTGTGACCAAAGTGGGTCACATGAAGAGAATACTGCACGGGATCAAGGAGCTGAGCCGGAGTACTCCTGCCAGCGAGGTTTAG